In a single window of the Gossypium hirsutum isolate 1008001.06 chromosome D02, Gossypium_hirsutum_v2.1, whole genome shotgun sequence genome:
- the LOC107910667 gene encoding C-factor produces the protein MRFFLHTHPQLMAIPMRLQSFASAQKWEGGVSMVQGASRGIGLEFVKQMLEKNGKGHVIATCRNPTKATALLELKNQFAERLNVLPLDVTVESTIEESARSITERYGSLNLLINASGILSIPSVLQPETTLSKVQKSSMMLAYEVNAVGPILVIKHMWPLLKVGGLLGTDRDVAVVANISARVGSIGDNRLGGWHSYRSSKAALNQLTKTISVEFARKKDPIACILLHPGTVDTDLSRPFQRNVPAEKLFTKEFSVQKLLNIINNAKQRDNGKFFAWDGQEIPW, from the exons ATGAGGTTTTTCCTTCACACCCACCCACAATTAATGGCGATTCCCATGAGACTCCAATCATTTGCTTCTGCTCAGAAATGGGAAGGTGGGGTTTCAATGGTTCAAGGAGCTTCTCGAGGAATTGGTCTCGAATTT GTTAAACAAATGCTGGAAAAGAATGGAAAAGGGCATGTTATTGCCACGTGTCGTAATCCTACTAAGGCAACAGCGCTTCTTGAATTAAAAAATCAGTTTGCTGAACGCCTTAATGTATTACCATTGGATGTGACTGTTGAAAGTACTATAGAG GAGTCAGCAAGGTCCATAACAGAAAGATATGGCTCTCTTAACCTTCTCATTAATGCATCAGGCATTCTTTCAATACCCAGTGTTCTGCAACCAG AAACTACACTGAGCAAAGTACAGAAGTCATCCATGATGCTTGCTTATGAGGTTAATGCTGTGGGTCCTATTTTAGTTATCAAG CATATGTGGCCTCTTCTGAAAGTTGGAGGACTGCTTGGCACTGACAGGGATGTTGCAGTTGTGGCAAACATAAGTGCCAGAGTCGGTTCCATTGGTGACAATCGTCTAGGGGGATGGCATAGTTATCGCTCTTCAAAGGCTGCACTTAATCAAT TGACGAAAACTATTTCGGTTGAATTTGCAAGGAAGAAAGACCCAATTGCATGCATTCTTTTGCACCCAGGCACGGTGGATACCGATCTATCGAGGCCATTCCAAAGAAATGTACCCGCGGAAAAGCTTTTCACCAAAGAGTTCTCCGTGCAAAAGCTCTTAAACATTATTAACAACGCAAAACAACGGGATAATGGTAAGTTTTTTGCGTGGGATGGTCAGGAAATTCCTTGGTGA